A window of the Pseudomonas gozinkensis genome harbors these coding sequences:
- the betA gene encoding choline dehydrogenase: MSQEFDYIIVGAGSAGNTLATRLTEDEGVTVLLLEAGGPDYRLDFRTQMPAALAFPLQGRRYNWAYETDPEPHMDGRRMECGRGKGLGGSSLINGMCYIRGNAMDYDGWAKLPGLEDWTYLDCLPYFRKAETRDIGPNDYHGGEGPVSVTTPKAGNNPLFHAMVEAGVQAGYPRTEDLNGYQQEGFGPMDRTVTPNGRRASTARGYLDVAKKRSTLTIVTHALTDKVLFDGKRAVGVRYLVGAAEERVEARARKEVIVCSGAIASPQLLQRSGVGPAKLLESLDIPVVHDLPGVGENLQDHLELYLQYACTQPVSLYPSLLWYNQPAIGAEWLFNGTGIGASNQFEAGGFIRTREEFEWPNIQYHFLPVAINYNGSNGVKEHGFQAHMGSMRSPSRGRIQVKSKDPRQHPSILFNYMATEQDWQEFRDGIRLTREIMQQPALDAFRGREISPGIEVQTDEQLDKFIREHAETAFHPSCSCKMGTDDMAVVDGEGRVHGMQGLRVVDASIMPIITTGNLNAPTIMMAEKIADKIRGRQPLPRSKAPYYVAGEAPVKGKALRDVSAVAQ; encoded by the coding sequence ATGTCCCAAGAATTCGATTACATCATCGTCGGTGCCGGCTCTGCCGGTAACACCCTGGCGACCCGTCTGACTGAAGACGAAGGCGTCACCGTTCTGCTGCTCGAAGCCGGCGGCCCGGACTACCGTTTGGACTTCCGTACACAGATGCCGGCTGCCCTGGCTTTCCCGCTGCAAGGCCGTCGCTACAACTGGGCGTACGAAACCGATCCAGAGCCACACATGGACGGTCGCCGCATGGAATGCGGTCGCGGCAAAGGCCTCGGCGGCTCCTCGCTGATCAACGGCATGTGCTACATCCGTGGCAACGCGATGGACTACGACGGCTGGGCAAAACTGCCAGGCCTGGAAGACTGGACCTACCTCGACTGCCTGCCGTACTTCCGCAAAGCGGAAACCCGCGACATCGGCCCGAACGACTACCACGGCGGCGAAGGCCCGGTCAGCGTGACCACGCCGAAGGCGGGCAACAACCCGCTGTTCCACGCCATGGTTGAAGCTGGCGTACAGGCCGGTTACCCGCGCACCGAAGACTTGAACGGCTACCAGCAGGAAGGTTTCGGCCCGATGGACCGCACCGTAACGCCGAATGGCCGTCGTGCTTCCACCGCGCGTGGTTACCTGGACGTGGCCAAGAAGCGCTCGACCCTGACCATCGTCACTCACGCCCTGACCGACAAAGTCTTGTTCGACGGCAAACGTGCCGTTGGCGTGCGTTACCTGGTCGGCGCTGCCGAAGAGCGCGTTGAAGCCCGCGCCCGCAAAGAAGTCATCGTCTGCTCCGGCGCGATCGCTTCGCCGCAACTGCTGCAACGCTCCGGCGTCGGCCCGGCAAAACTGCTGGAAAGCCTGGACATCCCGGTCGTTCACGATCTGCCGGGCGTCGGCGAAAACCTGCAGGATCACCTTGAGCTGTACCTGCAATACGCCTGCACCCAACCGGTCTCGCTGTACCCGTCGCTGCTCTGGTACAACCAGCCGGCCATCGGTGCCGAATGGCTGTTCAACGGCACCGGCATCGGCGCCAGCAACCAGTTCGAAGCCGGCGGTTTCATTCGTACTCGCGAAGAGTTCGAATGGCCGAACATCCAGTACCACTTCCTGCCGGTAGCGATTAACTACAACGGCAGCAACGGTGTGAAAGAACACGGTTTCCAGGCGCACATGGGTTCCATGCGTTCGCCGAGCCGCGGTCGCATCCAGGTCAAATCCAAGGATCCGCGCCAGCACCCGAGCATCCTGTTCAACTACATGGCCACCGAGCAGGACTGGCAGGAATTCCGCGACGGCATCCGCCTGACCCGTGAAATCATGCAACAGCCTGCACTGGACGCCTTCCGTGGCCGTGAAATCAGCCCGGGCATCGAAGTGCAAACCGATGAGCAGCTGGACAAGTTCATCCGCGAGCACGCCGAAACCGCGTTCCACCCGTCCTGCTCGTGCAAGATGGGCACCGACGACATGGCCGTAGTGGATGGCGAAGGCCGCGTGCATGGCATGCAGGGTCTGCGTGTGGTCGATGCTTCGATCATGCCGATCATCACCACCGGCAACCTGAACGCGCCGACGATCATGATGGCCGAGAAAATCGCCGACAAGATCCGTGGTCGTCAGCCATTGCCGCGCAGCAAGGCGCCGTATTACGTCGCTGGCGAAGCGCCGGTGAAAGGCAAGGCGCTGCGTGATGTGAGTGCTGTTGCTCAGTAA